TTCTGAGTATTCTTGGTGCTCATCATTATTTTATCTCGGTAAGAGATACGGTTGTTCTGTTGTAGGATTAGCAAACTGATGCGCGATGCTCTCTCCAGGTCAGCTAGTTGCAGAGTATCCCTTCATATACTTAATGAGCCGGCTGCCTCTTACAAAGTTCGTTGGTGCAACAATGTAAGTCCGCGGCTAGAATTGACAATTTCGTTGAATTCTAACCAGGTTCACCGACAGCGTTCTCTGGGGTGCCGTGTGCATGTGCCTTGCGGCGCCAACTAATTTTGCAGGGTTCGGGGCTGTAAGGTTCCTCCTTGGAGTTACGGAAGGGGCTGTCTCTCCAGCATTTGTGACCCTCACTAGCATGTGGTACAGAAAACAGGAACATGCTTCAAGAGTGGGGTAAGAAATCGAATTCAGAAAGGCTCCGTTGAGCGATACAATTTACTTACGTCATAATCAAACTATAGCATCTGGGTGACGATGAACGGCCTTGCCCAAGTCCTTGGAAGCCTGCTCATGTACGGAATTGGGAAACAACACTACCCGCGGCTGGAACCATGGAGggttctcttcctcgtctgcgGTGCACTTACAGCCGCCTTTGGTGTCGTCTTCTACTTCCTAGTGCCTACCGGTCCTCAGAAAGCATGGTTCCTATCCGACAGGGAGCGAGAGGTCCTACTGGCGAGAATGGCGCAAGACAGAGAAGGAGGTGATAAGACCGATTTCTCAAAGTCACAGGTGAAGGAGACTTTATTAGATGTCCGAGCTTGGTTTATCTTCGCTttcggcatcctcgtcacgATGCAGTCGCCAGTTCTAACGGTATGCCTTCATTTACTCTCTAACCATTTCCTCGATGAAGAAAGCTCACGCAAATCAGTTCGCTTCCTTGATTATCAAGAACCTCAACTACGATAAATATCAAACGATGTTGTATACCTCCCCATCAGGAGCCGTTCAAATTGTCGCGATCTGGATCGGTGTACTCGGCTGCCAACTCCTTCCCAATAACCGTAGCTTGGTGGTCATTCTactctccatccctcccttgATTGGCAACATACTTCTCTTAAAGCTTCCACTTACGACAGGATGGGGACTGATAGTGTCTTCTTGGCTAGTACGTTTTGACCCCTCTGTCTCATATGAAGCGTGCGCTTACCCGTGATGCTAGGCGTCCTGCATCTCAGATGTGATGGTCATCCTTCTTAGTCTGAGCGCATCAAATGTAAAAGGGAATACGAAGCGGGCGATGGCCAACACGATGTATTTCATTGGCTATTGTGTTGGCTGTATCGCAGGTCCGCAGCTGTGGCAGACAAATTCCGCGCCCAGATTCTTTGAAGGGGTAGTTACTGCAATTGTAACCTGGTGTGTGCTGGTACTAGTTATGGTCCTTTATTGGTACTTGTGCAGGGCTGAGAATCTGAAGCGAGACCGGGAAACCAGCACTTCTGCCGAGGTGGTTTTGCATACCGAGGATGTAACAGATATTGAAGATCGACTCTTCCGCTACAGTTATTGATAAGACTCTAGATTTGGAGGACTGTTGGGGTGGGTCCGCCATGCTGAGCAGTATTGGATCAGTGGCTTTGTGGATCTAGGAGACAAATACGGATACAGTCAAATATAGTCACTAGCAATCTATCTTAAT
The window above is part of the Aspergillus luchuensis IFO 4308 DNA, chromosome 8, nearly complete sequence genome. Proteins encoded here:
- a CDS encoding uncharacterized protein (COG:G;~EggNog:ENOG410QDIJ;~InterPro:IPR020846,IPR011701,IPR036259;~PFAM:PF07690;~TransMembrane:12 (i40-57o86-104i111-134o140-161i170-192o204-224i272-296o308-330i337-356o362-384i396-417o429-449i);~go_function: GO:0022857 - transmembrane transporter activity [Evidence IEA];~go_process: GO:0055085 - transmembrane transport [Evidence IEA]), whose translation is MMEFELKTAEQDATKDLNIDIGTIQLHFTAEEEKRVVRKIDCFILPLMCLVFFFQYLDKQSLSYASVFGLIDDLSLEGSEYSWCSSLFYLGQLVAEYPFIYLMSRLPLTKFVGATIVLWGAVCMCLAAPTNFAGFGAVRFLLGVTEGAVSPAFVTLTSMWYRKQEHASRVGIWVTMNGLAQVLGSLLMYGIGKQHYPRLEPWRVLFLVCGALTAAFGVVFYFLVPTGPQKAWFLSDREREVLLARMAQDREGGDKTDFSKSQVKETLLDVRAWFIFAFGILVTMQSPVLTFASLIIKNLNYDKYQTMLYTSPSGAVQIVAIWIGVLGCQLLPNNRSLVVILLSIPPLIGNILLLKLPLTTGWGLIVSSWLASCISDVMVILLSLSASNVKGNTKRAMANTMYFIGYCVGCIAGPQLWQTNSAPRFFEGVVTAIVTWCVLVLVMVLYWYLCRAENLKRDRETSTSAEVVLHTEDVTDIEDRLFRYSY